The DNA window CGGCCGGTGGCAGGACCATTCAAGCCAATGGGAAGCTTGTGATGCCGGGGTTCGTGGATTTGCACGTCCATTTTCGCGAGCCGGGGTTTGAGTATAAGGAAACCATTCAGAGCGGCAGTGCTGCGGCCGTTGCTGGTGGATTTACGACGGTCTGTTGCATGCCCAACACGAACCCGGTGAACGACAATCAAGCCGTGACCGAGTTCATCTTGGAACGAGCGCGGTTGGCCGGCCTCGCAAATGTACTGCCGGTCGGCGCTATCACGAAAGGATCGGAAGGGAAGGAACTGGCGGAGATCGGGGACCTACGGCGGTCCGGCTGTGTCGCCATCTCGGATGACGGTAAGCCTGTGATGAACAGCCTGGTGATGCGACGAGCGATGGAATATGCCTTGGCATTCGATTTGACGGTCGTCGACCATTGCGAAGACCTGCATCTGGCCGAAGGCGGCTGTATGAATGAGGGATTGATCTCGACCGAACTGGGATTACCTGGTATCCCGGCTGCGGCGGAGGATGTGATGGTCGCGCGCAATCTCTCCCTCTCGGAGCTGACGGGAGCTCGGCTTCATCTTGCACACATCAGCACAGCCGGGTCCGTCAGAATGGTGCGGGAGGCGAAAGCCCGCGGAATCCATGTGACGGCGGAAGCCTGCCCTCACCACTTTCTGCTGACGGAAGAACTGGTGCGTGGGTACAACACCCACGCGAAGATGAACCCCCCCTTGCGCACCTGGGCGGATGTCCAGGCGATCAAGGAAGGATTGCGGGACGGCACGATTGATGTGATTGCGACCGACCATGCGCCTCATGCCACGCAAGAG is part of the Nitrospira sp. genome and encodes:
- a CDS encoding dihydroorotase — encoded protein: MSILIKGGRVIDPGRFVGVDDVLIENGKIAAVGRNLPAPAGGRTIQANGKLVMPGFVDLHVHFREPGFEYKETIQSGSAAAVAGGFTTVCCMPNTNPVNDNQAVTEFILERARLAGLANVLPVGAITKGSEGKELAEIGDLRRSGCVAISDDGKPVMNSLVMRRAMEYALAFDLTVVDHCEDLHLAEGGCMNEGLISTELGLPGIPAAAEDVMVARNLSLSELTGARLHLAHISTAGSVRMVREAKARGIHVTAEACPHHFLLTEELVRGYNTHAKMNPPLRTWADVQAIKEGLRDGTIDVIATDHAPHATQEKLQDFTEAPFGIVGLETALPLTLGLVEEEVLSLEQAVQKLTSAPAAAFGLKKGTLAVGADADVVIVDQQEQWEVDPSKFRSKSRNTPFVGWKVKGRVNTTIVGGRVVFETGPVER